In the Chlorobium limicola DSM 245 genome, one interval contains:
- a CDS encoding DUF3856 domain-containing protein, with amino-acid sequence MKPLKEVAMSYMALAEAQKKLQGGMYADAAAESIKAMEISRTMPPEEAFDHDGFDGLCYAALAPAQAGLGEYAECLQSAERALRYFNRRGELQKDEGTQWIAVVFSRAVAMQETGSPEEAAKGFRIAGEMIAERKGELPGREDMLREITERLSVLGKESKPAEKPGYRAWWEFWS; translated from the coding sequence ATGAAACCTTTGAAAGAAGTCGCCATGTCCTATATGGCGCTCGCTGAAGCGCAGAAGAAGCTGCAGGGCGGCATGTATGCGGATGCTGCAGCTGAATCCATAAAAGCGATGGAGATTTCCAGAACGATGCCGCCGGAAGAGGCTTTTGACCATGACGGTTTCGACGGGCTCTGCTATGCCGCGTTAGCTCCAGCACAGGCCGGACTGGGGGAGTACGCCGAGTGTCTGCAGTCGGCGGAACGTGCCCTCCGCTATTTCAATCGGCGGGGTGAACTGCAGAAGGACGAAGGAACGCAGTGGATCGCCGTGGTCTTCAGCCGTGCGGTTGCCATGCAGGAAACCGGTTCGCCGGAAGAGGCGGCCAAAGGGTTCAGGATTGCCGGGGAGATGATTGCCGAACGCAAGGGAGAACTGCCCGGCAGGGAGGATATGCTGCGGGAGATCACTGAGCGGCTTTCAGTTCTTGGCAAGGAGTCGAAACCTGCTGAAAAGCCGGGGTACAGGGCCTGGTGGGAGTTCTGGTCGTAA
- a CDS encoding acyl-CoA thioesterase — protein MDMNSTYAFTLELDVRDYECDLQGIVNNSVYQNYLEHVRHVYLKQVGIDFAEYARQGINLVVVRAELDYRHPLKSGDRFVVGLNFMRESQLKFAFYQDICRLPDMKPVVKAKIIGTALNKRGRPEIPEKLDALMVRPA, from the coding sequence ATGGATATGAATTCCACCTATGCATTCACCCTTGAACTTGATGTCCGCGATTACGAATGCGACTTGCAGGGCATCGTCAACAACAGTGTCTACCAGAACTATCTTGAGCATGTTCGCCATGTTTATCTGAAGCAGGTCGGGATAGATTTCGCCGAATATGCCCGTCAGGGGATCAACCTTGTCGTCGTGCGTGCGGAACTCGATTACAGGCATCCGCTTAAAAGTGGCGACCGGTTTGTTGTCGGGTTGAACTTCATGAGGGAGTCGCAACTGAAGTTCGCTTTTTATCAGGATATCTGCCGCCTGCCGGACATGAAGCCTGTCGTTAAGGCGAAGATCATCGGTACTGCGCTGAATAAAAGAGGCCGACCGGAAATTCCTGAGAAACTCGATGCGTTGATGGTCAGACCTGCATGA